A single Sutterella megalosphaeroides DNA region contains:
- a CDS encoding carboxylesterase family protein, with product MIDIVVETPSGLMKGEAKGGLVCFRTIPFVEAPVGKRRWAAPEPKAPWAGVLDSTIEGPILPQGPSDLDRPMGAINRELSEAALTLTLVAPENAKDLPVIVWFHGGANFCGAGSLDWYDGSTLAKACPAVFVGVNYRLGALGFLQYPGVNEENLAVLDWIAALQWVNTHIRSFGGDPERVTLVGQSAGGNAIVTLAGMPETDGLFESAWIMSPSIGRGNHKKADAHRIAKTLLSAAGCRVDTDLETLREDALGLSVNEILLATDVAFKAHGKEFGGMLFKPVDDALFEPAAVIEKSVAGAKRKNLRIVLGTTRNETLAFSDDRSPEGLNRLAKVQQARFDAPALEYVKALSNAGVPTRKYRFDWEAPDSIYGACHCIDLPFLFGTFPAWKSPMLAGGNPERMAALWKRFSGEFIRFVRGEEPSWPLFGEKEYVEIFNEEN from the coding sequence ATGATCGATATCGTCGTGGAAACCCCGTCGGGGCTCATGAAGGGCGAAGCAAAAGGGGGCCTCGTCTGCTTCCGAACCATTCCCTTCGTCGAAGCTCCCGTGGGGAAGCGCCGCTGGGCGGCTCCGGAACCCAAGGCTCCGTGGGCGGGCGTTCTGGACTCAACGATCGAAGGTCCCATCCTCCCTCAGGGGCCCTCCGACCTCGACCGTCCGATGGGAGCCATCAACCGCGAGCTCTCCGAAGCGGCGCTCACCCTTACGCTTGTTGCGCCCGAGAATGCGAAGGACCTCCCCGTCATCGTCTGGTTCCACGGGGGTGCGAACTTCTGCGGCGCGGGGTCGCTCGACTGGTACGACGGGAGCACCCTCGCCAAGGCCTGTCCCGCAGTCTTTGTGGGCGTCAACTACCGGCTCGGTGCGCTCGGCTTTCTGCAGTACCCGGGCGTCAATGAAGAGAATCTTGCCGTCCTCGATTGGATAGCGGCCCTTCAATGGGTGAACACCCACATCCGCTCCTTCGGCGGCGATCCCGAGCGTGTGACGCTCGTCGGTCAGTCGGCGGGCGGCAATGCGATCGTCACGCTTGCAGGCATGCCCGAAACGGACGGGCTTTTCGAGTCCGCTTGGATCATGAGCCCCTCGATCGGCCGCGGCAACCACAAAAAAGCAGACGCGCACCGCATCGCAAAGACGCTCCTCTCGGCTGCGGGCTGCCGGGTCGACACCGACCTCGAAACGCTTCGCGAAGATGCGCTCGGACTTTCGGTCAACGAAATTCTCCTTGCGACCGACGTGGCCTTCAAAGCGCACGGGAAGGAATTCGGCGGGATGCTCTTCAAGCCCGTCGACGACGCGCTTTTCGAGCCCGCAGCCGTCATTGAGAAATCGGTCGCAGGCGCAAAGCGCAAGAACCTTCGCATCGTGCTCGGTACGACTCGCAACGAAACGCTCGCATTCTCGGACGATCGCTCTCCCGAAGGGCTCAACCGTCTTGCGAAGGTACAGCAAGCGCGCTTTGACGCGCCCGCTCTCGAGTACGTGAAGGCCCTAAGCAACGCGGGCGTGCCGACTCGCAAGTACCGCTTTGACTGGGAGGCTCCCGATTCGATCTACGGCGCCTGCCACTGCATCGATCTTCCATTCCTCTTCGGAACTTTCCCCGCTTGGAAGAGCCCGATGCTCGCGGGCGGAAACCCCGAACGCATGGCGGCGCTTTGGAAGCGCTTCTCGGGCGAATTCATCCGCTTCGTAAGGGGCGAGGAACCCTCGTGGCCGCTCTTCGGAGAGAAAGAGTACGTCGAAATCTTCAATGAGGAGAACTGA
- a CDS encoding FadR/GntR family transcriptional regulator, translating to MSALRIKKTTAADLVTDRLKELVLSGKWAIDEKLPSEASLAELFGVNRLTVRIALQRLNALGVLETRDGEGTFVRRFNFGAHMKTLTDFLMTPELMASIGEYRIVLEGECVRLAAGRTTEADFECLEKLFEVFRATVDEYEPGMDPEAKDALFERTLDCTLDIHGEICRLSGNPLLAYAFEIAREPIRRYMRETAKNRLDDVDEAGRSPWVELHSEVIEAMKAKDPDRARACLELIIFAKTAEEAKRR from the coding sequence ATGTCCGCACTGCGCATCAAAAAGACCACCGCCGCCGACCTCGTCACCGACCGCTTGAAGGAGCTCGTTCTATCCGGAAAGTGGGCGATCGACGAGAAACTCCCTTCGGAGGCATCGCTTGCCGAACTTTTCGGCGTCAATCGCCTGACGGTGCGCATCGCGCTCCAGCGCTTGAATGCTCTCGGAGTCCTTGAGACCCGCGACGGAGAAGGGACCTTTGTGCGGAGATTCAACTTCGGGGCGCACATGAAGACCCTCACGGACTTCCTTATGACGCCTGAGCTTATGGCAAGCATCGGCGAATACCGCATCGTGCTCGAAGGCGAGTGCGTGAGGCTTGCCGCAGGCCGCACGACGGAGGCGGACTTCGAGTGCCTCGAGAAGCTCTTTGAGGTCTTCCGAGCGACGGTTGACGAGTACGAGCCCGGCATGGATCCCGAGGCGAAAGATGCGCTCTTTGAGCGCACGCTCGACTGCACGCTTGATATTCACGGCGAGATCTGCCGGCTCTCGGGCAATCCGCTTCTCGCCTATGCCTTCGAGATCGCCCGCGAGCCCATCCGCCGCTACATGCGCGAAACGGCGAAGAACCGCCTCGACGACGTCGACGAAGCAGGGCGCAGTCCCTGGGTGGAGCTCCATTCCGAGGTGATTGAGGCTATGAAGGCAAAGGATCCCGATCGGGCGCGCGCGTGTCTTGAGCTCATCATCTTTGCGAAGACGGCCGAGGAGGCGAAGCGGAGGTGA
- a CDS encoding YfcC family protein has protein sequence MSTQEKKRGITVPHVLVLILAFIVGCCGLTYVVPAGEYAIDAATGLVVPNSYHAVEPSPVNLWKALIMVTEGVASQGVIFALLFIMGGLINVVIDSGSIHAIINSSVHRLQGKSIKVLVPAVVVLMAVIGGLAGQDSLVAFVAVGMVLARKLRLDRIAALGMFYLPYITGQAAGPTIAIILMAQETAGLPPVSGLGARLLVWLTLTLLCVVYTTRYCLKISRDPSKSLADGILPAEAATADAAAPAAEATWKSIATLLALIIPFVLYAWGAASKGWGFPELLAFAMVAVMAVGILNRTNYNKLAQSFISGATAMGGICLMIGFAKVIGMVLIEGRILHTIAYGAVTVIGGMGDAFIASGIFIATMLFNLLIPSGPAKVPMLIPLFIPVADVLGISRQVLCLAFQLGDGLTNCVTPVSAVLAAAMSLSGANIGQWLRFVLPFVFMTFIIAIVSLTILQAMGWS, from the coding sequence ATGTCCACACAAGAGAAAAAGCGCGGCATCACCGTTCCGCACGTCCTCGTTCTGATTCTTGCCTTCATCGTCGGCTGCTGCGGGCTTACCTACGTTGTCCCTGCGGGTGAATATGCGATCGACGCCGCGACGGGACTTGTGGTACCTAACTCCTACCACGCAGTCGAGCCTTCCCCCGTCAACCTCTGGAAAGCATTGATCATGGTGACGGAAGGCGTTGCAAGCCAGGGCGTCATCTTCGCACTCCTTTTCATCATGGGGGGCCTCATCAACGTCGTCATCGACTCGGGATCGATTCACGCGATCATCAACTCCTCTGTTCATCGTCTTCAAGGCAAAAGCATCAAGGTGCTCGTACCTGCAGTCGTAGTGCTCATGGCTGTGATCGGCGGCCTAGCCGGTCAAGACTCGCTCGTTGCGTTCGTCGCGGTCGGCATGGTACTTGCCCGCAAGTTGCGGCTCGACCGCATCGCGGCGCTCGGCATGTTCTACCTCCCCTACATCACGGGTCAGGCCGCGGGCCCGACGATCGCGATCATTCTGATGGCACAGGAGACGGCGGGGTTGCCGCCGGTCTCGGGCCTCGGCGCGCGTCTTCTCGTCTGGTTGACACTCACGCTCCTTTGTGTCGTCTACACGACGCGTTACTGCTTGAAGATCAGCCGCGATCCCTCAAAGAGCCTTGCCGACGGAATTCTCCCGGCTGAAGCCGCGACGGCGGACGCCGCCGCTCCCGCGGCGGAAGCGACCTGGAAGAGCATCGCGACGCTTCTCGCGCTCATCATCCCCTTCGTCCTCTACGCCTGGGGTGCCGCCTCGAAGGGCTGGGGCTTCCCCGAACTCCTGGCGTTTGCAATGGTAGCCGTCATGGCCGTCGGGATTCTCAACCGCACAAACTACAACAAGCTCGCGCAGTCCTTCATCTCGGGCGCAACCGCCATGGGCGGGATCTGCCTCATGATCGGCTTTGCGAAAGTAATCGGCATGGTGCTCATCGAAGGCCGCATTCTGCACACGATCGCCTACGGCGCCGTGACCGTGATCGGCGGCATGGGCGACGCCTTCATCGCCTCGGGGATCTTTATCGCGACGATGCTCTTCAACTTGCTGATTCCCTCGGGCCCCGCCAAGGTTCCGATGTTGATCCCCCTCTTCATCCCCGTTGCGGACGTTCTCGGCATCAGCCGTCAAGTCCTCTGCCTCGCCTTTCAGTTGGGCGACGGTCTCACGAACTGCGTGACGCCCGTCTCGGCGGTTTTGGCCGCAGCAATGTCGCTCTCAGGCGCGAATATCGGCCAATGGTTGCGCTTCGTGCTTCCCTTCGTCTTCATGACCTTCATCATCGCAATCGTTTCGCTCACGATTCTGCAGGCGATGGGTTGGAGTTGA
- a CDS encoding DUF1266 domain-containing protein has translation MTDKSTEDMLREQAQAVLKVQEEALKTQMKLMESLYGNNPEMLAMMKAQIQQSLANQSALVEQAQTAAFEAVAAAQRGEGFDPQALVSTLQQNAQSMGYALPVKTDADREEGYAQALNFIGQLQTSFTEPPARSVPRGSREARVFGYLLGGIVGTLNGHELEQLDPEAHEPFYEEQVRSILSDYWGIETAEELEERLVDLLEEGGMSVQYGYYGETENFDEIASELDPEDVEGETERWKFARYARTIRTPEAMRAWDIGRAASLVRWGHFVGMLDEETAESILEACAEEACARFEGWRDFAASYLFGGLFWRLNAGEDEAADWLENAGGACAELLDTEDDAGGEWQRNAWVASLTD, from the coding sequence ATGACCGACAAATCCACAGAAGACATGCTTCGCGAACAGGCGCAAGCCGTTCTCAAGGTCCAGGAAGAAGCGCTCAAGACGCAGATGAAATTGATGGAGTCCCTCTACGGGAACAATCCGGAAATGCTCGCGATGATGAAGGCGCAGATCCAACAGAGTCTCGCGAACCAGAGCGCTCTCGTCGAGCAGGCCCAGACCGCGGCTTTCGAGGCGGTGGCGGCCGCGCAGCGCGGCGAAGGGTTCGACCCGCAGGCGCTCGTTTCGACCCTGCAGCAAAATGCGCAGTCGATGGGCTACGCCTTGCCCGTCAAAACCGATGCCGATCGGGAAGAAGGGTACGCTCAGGCGCTCAACTTCATCGGGCAGCTCCAGACGTCATTTACGGAGCCGCCTGCCCGGAGCGTTCCCCGCGGATCGCGCGAAGCCCGCGTCTTCGGGTACCTCCTCGGCGGGATCGTCGGGACCCTGAACGGGCACGAACTGGAGCAGCTCGATCCGGAAGCGCACGAGCCCTTCTACGAAGAACAGGTCCGCTCGATCCTTTCCGACTACTGGGGAATTGAAACGGCCGAAGAGCTCGAAGAGCGTCTCGTCGATCTGCTCGAAGAAGGCGGCATGTCGGTGCAGTACGGGTACTACGGCGAAACGGAGAACTTCGACGAAATCGCCTCCGAGCTCGATCCTGAAGACGTCGAAGGCGAAACCGAACGCTGGAAGTTCGCGCGCTACGCCCGCACGATCCGCACGCCCGAAGCGATGCGCGCCTGGGACATCGGTCGTGCGGCTTCGCTCGTACGCTGGGGGCATTTCGTCGGGATGCTCGACGAAGAGACCGCCGAGTCGATCCTCGAAGCCTGCGCCGAAGAGGCGTGCGCGCGCTTCGAAGGCTGGCGCGACTTTGCGGCTTCGTACCTCTTCGGCGGGCTTTTCTGGCGCTTGAACGCGGGCGAAGACGAAGCGGCCGACTGGCTCGAAAACGCGGGCGGCGCCTGCGCGGAACTGCTCGATACCGAGGACGATGCCGGGGGCGAGTGGCAGCGCAACGCTTGGGTGGCAAGCCTCACGGACTGA
- the pepE gene encoding dipeptidase PepE, whose amino-acid sequence MTISRRHFFEAAVAAGVVGTTLSQGAFAKPKNPIPPQKISPKRRVLIQSSSRYHNSGYLDFAGEQYEKLFEGQKPDILFVPYAKVAGTYDDYEKQVQDAFKPFGHKIVSIHHFKDPQQAVREAKAIAVGGGNTWALVTRMYEAGIIELIRERVNAGVPYCGWSAGGNVACPTLRTTNDMPIAEPPSFNTFGFIPFQTNPHFISGGTQGLNNETREDRLEEFLWYNKDEEVIGLPEGTALFVTGEFDCEVIGPKDSEALYWFRQADKGMTLERIALGTKFDVRKIVPGGKL is encoded by the coding sequence ATGACTATTTCTCGTCGTCATTTCTTTGAAGCCGCCGTTGCGGCGGGCGTTGTCGGGACCACGCTTTCGCAGGGCGCGTTCGCCAAACCCAAAAACCCGATTCCGCCGCAGAAGATCTCCCCGAAGCGCCGCGTGCTCATCCAGTCGAGCTCGCGCTACCACAATTCCGGCTACCTCGACTTCGCGGGCGAACAATACGAAAAGCTCTTCGAAGGTCAAAAGCCCGACATCCTCTTCGTGCCGTATGCCAAGGTGGCGGGCACGTACGACGACTACGAAAAGCAGGTGCAGGACGCGTTCAAGCCTTTCGGGCACAAGATCGTCTCGATCCATCACTTCAAGGATCCGCAGCAGGCGGTGCGCGAAGCGAAGGCGATTGCCGTGGGCGGCGGCAACACTTGGGCGCTTGTGACGCGCATGTACGAAGCGGGCATCATCGAACTTATTCGCGAACGGGTCAATGCGGGCGTTCCGTATTGCGGCTGGTCCGCGGGCGGCAACGTCGCCTGCCCGACGCTTCGCACGACGAACGACATGCCGATTGCGGAGCCGCCGTCCTTTAACACATTCGGCTTCATCCCGTTCCAGACGAACCCGCACTTCATCTCGGGCGGCACGCAGGGCTTGAACAACGAAACCCGCGAAGACCGTCTTGAAGAATTCCTCTGGTACAACAAGGACGAGGAAGTGATCGGTCTTCCGGAAGGGACGGCGCTCTTTGTGACGGGCGAATTCGACTGCGAAGTGATCGGACCGAAGGACTCGGAAGCGCTCTACTGGTTCCGCCAGGCCGATAAGGGCATGACGCTCGAACGCATCGCGCTCGGCACGAAGTTCGACGTTCGTAAGATCGTCCCGGGCGGAAAGCTCTGA